The following proteins come from a genomic window of Gossypium raimondii isolate GPD5lz chromosome 5, ASM2569854v1, whole genome shotgun sequence:
- the LOC105766234 gene encoding uncharacterized protein LOC105766234 translates to MALSVSPSLSFTQNFPRFVTSHSLPLSQCHPISFQTPPPKSIHYHPPRALREWQEYEEAVKKKDLATALRFLISIEKDNSDDSVDENGSLSTQSARSQIGDLGFFGGSVRDWEVLDTCLNADDMRLVGMAYEFLKAKGFLPNFGRFSSIVLDGARDIRPSVLKSSTGLEASKFSPKKWGLSGSSSVVLAGFLGGVSYLLQQGIDIRPQLAIILGLAFTDSIFLGGTCLAQISSYWPPYRRRILVHEAGHLLVAYLMGCPIRGVILDPIVAMQMGIQGQAGTQFWDENMNNEMAEGQLSGSTFDRYCMVLFAGTAAEALVYGDAEGGENDENLFRSISVLLQPPLSVAQMSNQARWSVLQSYNLLKWHRHAHRAAFKAMENGASLSVIIRKIEEAMSSNR, encoded by the exons atggCTCTCTCTGTTTCCCCTTCTTTATCATTTACCCAAAATTTCCCACGCTTCGTCACTTCCCATTCGCTTCCTCTCTCTCAGTGTCATCCAATTTCCTTCCAAACACCACCACCAAAAAGCATCCATTACCACCCACCAAGAGCTCTGAGGGAATGGCAAGAATACGAGGAAGCAGTGAAGAAGAAGGACTTAGCTACTGCTCTAAGGTTCCTTATATCCATTGAAAAAGACAATAGCGACGACTCTGTTGATGAAAATGGTTCCTTATCCACCCAGTCAGCTCGGTCACAAATTGGCGATCTGGGTTTTTTTGGTGGGTCTGTGAGGGATTGGGAGGTCTTGGATACCTGCCTTAATGCTGATGATATGAGACTTGTTGGCATGGCTTATGAGTTCCTTAAGGCCAAAggttttttacccaatttcGGAAGATTCAGTAGCATCG TTTTGGATGGTGCTAGGGATATTAGACCTTCTGTGTTGAAGTCTTCTACTGGCCTAGAag CTTCTAAATTTTCTCCAAAGAAGTGGGGTCTTTCCGGAAGCTCAAGTGTTGTATTGGCTGGCTTTCTTGGTGGGGTGTCCTATCTACTTCAACAAGGAATTGATATCAGGCCTCAACTTGCAATCATACTAGGGCTAGCCTTCACAGACTCTATCTTCCTTGGTGGTACCTGTTTAGCTCAAATCTCTAGTTATTGGCCTCCATATAGGCGTCGGATTCTAGTTCATGAAGCAGGGCATCTGCTAGTAG CTTATCTTATGGGTTGCCCTATTCGTGGAGTGATTTTAGACCCAATAGTTGCGATGCAAATGGGAATTCAAGGGCAG GCTGGAACTCAGTTTTGGGATGAAAACATGAATAATGAAATGGCAGAAGGACAATTGAGTGGTTCCACATTTGATAG ATACTGCATGGTACTTTTTGCTGGCACTGCAGCTGAAGCTCTTGTTTATGGTGACGCTGAGGGTGGTGAGAATGATGAGAACTTGTTTAGAAGCATCTCTGTTCTTCTTCAACCCCCACTCTCAGTAGCGCAG ATGTCAAATCAAGCAAGGTGGTCAGTGCTACAGTCTTACAATCTGCTTAAGTGGCATAGACATGCTCATCGAGCAGCATTCAAAGCTATGGAAAACGGCGCTAGTCTTAGTGTCATAATTAGGAAAATTGAGGAAGCCATGTCTTCCAATAGATGA